Genomic window (Granulicella arctica):
TCCAGGCCATCACCCGTTACCTGGACAACTTCCTCGATGGCCCTGGCGCACATATGTGCCTCCGCAAAGACTGCGGCGCCGGCAGGGATCTTATGTCCGTATCAGCCAACGGCACCATTGAAGCCTGCGACTGTATCGACCCCAAGGGTCCCCTCTCATCCCTCGGCCACATCACTGAAAACTCCGATGGCGCGCTTGCCGCCGCTCGCGCCACTGGCACAGCGGAACTCATCCGCTCGCGCAACGTGGAACTCGGCATGTGCTCTTCCTGCATCTGGCTCGCCATCTGCGGGGGAACCTGCCTCGCCCACTCCCACGGCTCCATTCATGACGTCTGGAAGTCTGAGTGTGCCATCGCCATCAACGCCTTTGACCGCATCGCACGTTCGGTGATTCATTCTGACCGGCTCCGCGACTACCGGCAAAGCTATCGAAAGGCGGTCGCATCATGATCGCAAAAGCCAACGGCAGCGGTACCCAGAGCAGTATCCAGAGCTTGGACAGTGCCCTCATTGATCTCCTTCACAGCCCTGTCGGAGCTCAGATCTTTGCCAGTCTTTCAGAAAGCGAAGTAGCGGATACAGCCCTGCGACTATATCGGCAGGATCTCCACTCCTGCGCCGCGGCCGCTCGCATGGCACTCCAGCTTGTACATGGTACAGACCCCGGCGATGATCTCGTCGCAGCCCACGTCCAGCATCTTCTCTGGTCTTCCTGGCGGACGGCGCAGGCAGAGGCCAGCCTCGGCACCCGACCCTGCTGGACCGCCACCGGCACACACTTCCTGGAGGAGACCAGAGGTAAGCCCACCATCTTCATTACCCCCTTGACCATGCCTTTTTCAGACGTGCAGGTTGTCATCGACCAGCTCATCCCAGATCGTCCGGTCGCCGTCTACGGAGAAGGTCTCGCCTCAGCCCAAACCGACGCCCCCTCCCCAGGCCGACCGCTCACCATCTTCGGAGATGGCTCTCCCCGCACCATGCTCGGCATCGTCCGGATACTCGCCTGTAACGGCGTCTTCTGCACGTATCCGGACTTCGTCTACCGCGGCCACGCAGAGGTCTCCCGCACCCTCTTCGGACGCCCCAGGAAACTCTCCCGCGCCTTTCTCTCCCTGTGTTCCAGGCCCGGAGCCTGCCTGCTTCCTGTTTTGCTCACCCGCGACCCTGGCCTCTGGCACGCCACCATCTATGAGCCGGTCATCCTCCATGACATCGGCTCCTTGCCCAGGGAAAGCTCGGAGAAGCTGCTTGCCACCATCGTTCTTGACATGCTGGAAGGCCTCAT
Coding sequences:
- a CDS encoding lysophospholipid acyltransferase family protein, translating into MIAKANGSGTQSSIQSLDSALIDLLHSPVGAQIFASLSESEVADTALRLYRQDLHSCAAAARMALQLVHGTDPGDDLVAAHVQHLLWSSWRTAQAEASLGTRPCWTATGTHFLEETRGKPTIFITPLTMPFSDVQVVIDQLIPDRPVAVYGEGLASAQTDAPSPGRPLTIFGDGSPRTMLGIVRILACNGVFCTYPDFVYRGHAEVSRTLFGRPRKLSRAFLSLCSRPGACLLPVLLTRDPGLWHATIYEPVILHDIGSLPRESSEKLLATIVLDMLEGLISTRPEQWLLLSTLVAQVCDELSPAHQFIPEGKVIA